From Frateuria aurantia DSM 6220, one genomic window encodes:
- a CDS encoding DUF4150 domain-containing protein, whose amino-acid sequence MANTNGGGDNNAVSVNMTPPLAIPIPYDNNSQRAMAVPNVPHIMIMGAPSHNLATVIPVSNGDQPGAQGGVASGTVSSTSRNINGANTVLLEGLPTTRMSDPTLQNSTNTVGTGTSPSQTKVLVMAG is encoded by the coding sequence ATGGCCAATACCAACGGTGGGGGCGACAACAATGCGGTCAGTGTCAACATGACGCCTCCGCTGGCGATCCCGATTCCCTACGACAACAATTCGCAGCGCGCCATGGCGGTGCCCAATGTGCCGCACATCATGATCATGGGAGCGCCCAGCCACAATCTGGCCACGGTCATTCCGGTATCCAATGGCGATCAGCCAGGCGCGCAGGGAGGGGTGGCCTCAGGCACGGTGTCTTCGACTTCCCGCAATATCAATGGCGCCAACACGGTGCTGCTTGAAGGCTTGCCGACGACCCGGATGAGCGACCCTACCTTGCAGAATTCAACCAATACCGTGGGGACCGGCACGTCGCCGAGTCAGACCAAGGTCTTGGTCATGGCAGGCTGA
- the tssJ gene encoding type VI secretion system lipoprotein TssJ, whose product MASRLRMHWLFLLAMAWIAAGCASTQKSMLIPYDVYLDVEAEVNPNLQGHPSPILVGLYELGSDSQFLNLDFPAVQDRARVSLGDDLISVDQIILRPGEQRIIRRAGNAAARHLGVVAGYRELGRQPWRLSIPLPGTKSTNLYKFWQISPRRMSIRIEVGRQGLAIRQRH is encoded by the coding sequence ATGGCCAGTCGCTTGCGCATGCACTGGCTTTTCCTGCTGGCGATGGCATGGATCGCCGCAGGATGTGCCTCGACCCAGAAGTCGATGCTGATTCCCTACGATGTATACCTGGATGTGGAGGCGGAAGTGAATCCCAACCTGCAGGGCCATCCCTCGCCGATCCTGGTCGGCCTGTATGAACTGGGCTCGGACAGCCAGTTTCTCAATCTGGACTTCCCGGCCGTGCAGGACCGGGCGCGCGTCAGTCTGGGGGACGATTTGATCTCGGTGGATCAGATCATCCTGCGTCCGGGTGAGCAGCGGATCATCCGCCGTGCAGGCAATGCAGCGGCACGTCATCTGGGGGTGGTTGCCGGCTACCGCGAGCTGGGTCGGCAGCCATGGCGGCTGTCGATTCCGTTGCCGGGGACCAAGAGTACCAACCTTTACAAGTTCTGGCAGATATCGCCACGTCGCATGTCGATACGGATTGAAGTCGGCCGGCAGGGCCTGGCGATCAGGCAGAGGCATTGA
- the tssK gene encoding type VI secretion system baseplate subunit TssK has translation MDTRSNPQLPPKDGGAWRSKVVWSEGMYLRPQHFQQMERYLEHLVQLRSRALGSHYWGFLRYELDQEALALGKLALSMAQGVMPDGTPFHFASREEAPEALAVPAGVTAREVVLALPLRRPGGEDCIFEERRDSLARYGVLTREIADVNSVALGPASLQLGRPRFRLALVDELGHDWQAVGLARILEARGDGRLLLDPAYVPPTLAAAENEVLRSAMHEVHGLLEQRGRLLSQRLSQPGRGGVAEIADFLLLGMINRAQADTWHGLQLEQLHPETLFLRWLRIASELATYTSRERRPQVWPVYRHDDLQACFEPLMAELRRALSTMLEQNAIAIELEERAPRVWVARIPSLELLRNAGFVLAVHADAPAEVVRNRYPAQVKIGPVEQLHDLVHLHLPGIGIRNLPVAPRQIPYHAGHHYFELDTQSELWGQLSQSGGLALHFAGDLPGLKMACWAIRG, from the coding sequence ATGGATACCCGCTCGAATCCGCAGCTCCCGCCCAAGGATGGCGGAGCCTGGCGCAGCAAGGTGGTCTGGTCCGAAGGCATGTACCTGCGGCCCCAGCACTTTCAGCAGATGGAACGCTATCTGGAGCATCTGGTCCAGTTGCGAAGTCGTGCGCTTGGCAGTCATTACTGGGGTTTTCTGCGTTATGAGCTGGATCAGGAAGCGCTGGCCCTCGGCAAGCTGGCGCTGTCCATGGCGCAGGGCGTGATGCCGGACGGCACCCCCTTCCATTTCGCCAGTCGCGAGGAGGCGCCGGAGGCACTGGCGGTGCCGGCAGGCGTCACGGCCCGCGAGGTGGTACTGGCGCTTCCCTTGCGGCGACCCGGGGGGGAAGACTGCATTTTCGAGGAGCGTCGGGATTCCCTGGCCCGCTATGGGGTGCTGACGCGTGAAATTGCCGATGTGAATTCGGTGGCACTGGGACCGGCCAGCCTGCAGCTGGGCCGGCCACGTTTCCGGCTGGCACTTGTCGATGAGCTGGGCCACGACTGGCAAGCAGTGGGCCTGGCCCGGATCCTTGAAGCCCGTGGCGATGGCCGTCTGCTGCTGGACCCGGCCTATGTGCCACCGACCCTGGCCGCCGCTGAAAACGAGGTGCTGCGCAGTGCCATGCATGAAGTTCATGGGCTGCTGGAACAGCGCGGACGGCTGCTGTCGCAACGGCTGTCACAGCCTGGCCGTGGCGGCGTCGCCGAAATCGCCGATTTCCTGCTGCTGGGAATGATCAATCGGGCCCAGGCCGATACCTGGCATGGTCTGCAGCTGGAGCAGCTGCATCCGGAGACGCTGTTTCTGCGTTGGCTGCGGATCGCCTCGGAGCTGGCAACCTATACCTCGCGCGAACGACGCCCACAGGTATGGCCGGTGTATCGGCACGATGATCTGCAGGCCTGCTTCGAACCGCTGATGGCGGAGTTGAGGCGGGCGCTGTCCACCATGCTGGAGCAGAACGCGATTGCCATCGAGCTGGAGGAAAGGGCACCACGGGTCTGGGTGGCGCGGATTCCCAGTCTGGAACTGTTGCGCAATGCCGGGTTCGTGCTGGCCGTGCATGCCGATGCGCCGGCCGAGGTGGTTCGCAACCGTTACCCGGCTCAGGTCAAGATCGGGCCGGTGGAACAGCTGCACGACCTGGTTCACCTGCATCTGCCGGGGATCGGCATCCGCAACCTGCCCGTCGCGCCACGACAGATTCCATATCATGCCGGTCATCATTATTTCGAACTCGATACCCAAAGTGAATTGTGGGGACAGTTGTCGCAATCCGGCGGGCTGGCCCTGCATTTCGCGGGTGACCTGCCGGGGCTGAAAATGGCCTGCTGGGCCATCCGCGGCTGA
- the tssL gene encoding type VI secretion system protein TssL, long form: protein MNHRGGLSLASSGQEPAPGLTYPGPGIPGDPAFGRSSHNPLLLAARPLLNLMVQIRTGKQAINPVLLRERLISAIRRFQDQAQALSTPVETIVGARYCLCTALDESAALTSWGGDGIWSAHSLLVIFHNETWGGEKFFQLLARLIQDPGRHWPLIELQFHCLALGFEGRYRIIDNGQAQLEGLKLRLRKLLAAGAGGQGDALAGHWLDPQGRASATLRRWVPLWSWLVLALILTAGVYVGLLLLLNARLDAGYVAVNSIHLPELDILAAPAQRDLHLKELLADDIRGGALSVEDAADHHVITLRGDGLFDSGRADLRPAYRAVLARVAAALDRVPGRIVLVGHTDNQPIHTASYPSNQTLSLARARSVADFLHDTALGAHRDIQVQGQGDTHPLTSNDTASGRALNRRVEMVLFPGAAASPSPWTR, encoded by the coding sequence ATGAACCATCGAGGCGGTCTATCCCTGGCCAGTTCCGGACAGGAGCCGGCACCGGGTCTGACCTATCCCGGACCGGGCATTCCCGGCGATCCGGCTTTCGGCCGCAGCAGTCACAATCCGCTGCTGCTGGCGGCGCGTCCGCTTTTGAATCTGATGGTTCAGATCCGTACCGGGAAGCAGGCCATCAACCCGGTATTGCTGCGCGAACGACTGATCAGCGCGATACGCCGCTTCCAGGACCAGGCCCAGGCGCTTTCGACGCCGGTGGAGACCATCGTCGGAGCCCGCTACTGCCTGTGCACCGCGCTGGACGAGTCTGCCGCGCTGACCAGCTGGGGAGGGGACGGTATCTGGTCGGCTCACAGCCTGTTGGTCATTTTCCACAACGAGACGTGGGGGGGCGAAAAATTCTTCCAGTTGCTGGCGCGACTGATCCAGGATCCGGGTCGCCATTGGCCTCTGATCGAACTGCAGTTCCATTGCCTGGCACTGGGCTTCGAGGGTCGCTATCGCATCATCGACAACGGCCAGGCCCAGCTGGAAGGGCTGAAGCTGAGATTGCGCAAGTTGCTGGCTGCCGGTGCGGGGGGGCAGGGGGATGCCTTGGCCGGCCATTGGCTGGATCCGCAAGGGCGGGCTTCAGCCACGCTGCGGCGCTGGGTGCCCCTGTGGAGCTGGTTGGTGCTGGCCCTGATACTGACGGCCGGGGTCTATGTCGGACTGCTGTTGCTGTTGAATGCCAGACTGGATGCCGGCTATGTCGCGGTCAATTCCATCCACCTGCCTGAACTGGATATTCTGGCGGCCCCGGCACAGCGCGACCTGCATCTGAAAGAACTGCTGGCTGACGATATCCGCGGTGGCGCGCTCAGTGTGGAGGATGCCGCAGATCATCATGTCATCACCTTGCGTGGCGATGGCCTGTTCGACTCCGGCCGGGCCGATCTCAGGCCGGCTTATCGCGCCGTGCTGGCCCGTGTCGCGGCGGCCCTGGATCGCGTGCCGGGACGCATTGTGCTGGTCGGTCATACCGACAATCAGCCCATCCATACAGCCAGTTATCCTTCCAACCAGACCTTGTCCCTGGCCCGGGCCAGAAGCGTGGCGGATTTCCTGCATGACACCGCCCTGGGCGCTCATCGCGACATCCAGGTGCAAGGGCAAGGCGACACGCATCCGCTGACATCCAATGACACCGCCTCAGGCAGGGCACTGAATCGAAGGGTGGAAATGGTGCTGTTTCCCGGAGCGGCGGCTTCTCCATCTCCCTGGACCCGGTAG
- the tssM gene encoding type VI secretion system membrane subunit TssM, whose product MVIISWLRSLFSFLFARELWIALAVLLLAVLIWGYGPLLALGTWHPLTAAWARVGVIGLLIMALLWRWSWRFGGGSGRRLLEQLRRRREAVPAPPPEVQASELRQRFQQALWTLRDARADSRRWTHWLDRLSGQYVYRLPWYLVVGDTGSGKTALLHQLRGGAPSLEFAGAAGGGAHTAQLEWHLGDSAVLVDTPGRFIEAAPAADSDRVEFHQLLRHFRPRQPLNGVVLVIDVSQLPGMASDVRKAHGRRLRTHLLELQQGLDIRLPVYLVLTHVDRLTGFQAYFHELGPQGREQVWGFTGNASETPARQGLETIFLREFKALVDRLGDGLIDVLASEPELGDRAEAWLFPQEFAQLEQPLLEWLTALSRASRFEPELWLRGVYFTSNGRGGAVIEQVLAPIRQTLQLEPHAAEAVPEGRQSYFSARLLDHLMVPEAGLAGINRRLLWRRRLLHGASLGLLATVVLVCLAVWINSYRHNRDYLAEVGRHAAEYQARAGSHISLPAGDIEALAPLLDPLLQLPLSRQFDTTHPPFYSYRAGLYQGHKIQIATNLVYRRALEEKLLPQAASRIQNLLASAPADDLEYTYNALKAYLMLYQSGHYQADFLSAWLLLDVEKSMPEVTTRHQREALENHVAELFQPHPVTSPFPFDADLVRSARERLARYSLPQRAYHQMQRRLLGSMRGDPVSVESVAGPQASMALVRKSGQPLSDGIAPLYTYQGYWDVFSPQVGHAALDMEKEDVWVLGSRQAPILDDLDRSRLTREIKRLYFNDYIRVWDAYLGDLTVIETRSVNQSMQLARILSATDSPLKRFMLVAARETTLLHDRQSQPSHSLLGRAQARIGEVKQSLTDIFGNQVIPANRAETEDRIESMVDNHFEPLHRMVDGSGSDGQGPSPLDTSLQVVDELYNYLTATDAALGSGNPPPPSDVFNKLQAEAGRMPMPFRQIMGDLAVRGSAQVTGAVQHSIDEDAAASIGRLCRQTIADRYPFVRGISRDVAIDDFSRMFAPNGLMDAFYQKNLAARVDMNTRRWTFRPSAGGVRHGNPHLLEAFQNAETIRNVFFAAGGNRPSLKFDVMPLDLDASINQFTLDVDGQVLRYAHGPQISRTMSWPVQAGSHQVRLELTPASASGSLQTQGPWALQRLFDAAELTPGSAPESFTATFHLGARRLVLKITADSAFNPFRLPQMAAFSCPE is encoded by the coding sequence ATGGTGATCATCAGCTGGTTGCGAAGTCTGTTCAGCTTCCTGTTCGCCCGTGAACTCTGGATTGCGCTGGCGGTGCTGCTGCTGGCCGTCCTGATCTGGGGATACGGTCCCTTGCTGGCACTGGGAACCTGGCATCCACTGACGGCGGCGTGGGCGCGCGTAGGCGTGATCGGGCTGCTGATCATGGCCTTGTTGTGGCGCTGGTCATGGCGGTTCGGTGGTGGTTCCGGTCGCCGTCTGCTGGAGCAGCTGCGGCGTCGCCGGGAGGCCGTACCGGCACCACCGCCGGAGGTCCAGGCCAGCGAGTTGCGCCAGCGATTCCAGCAGGCGCTGTGGACGCTGCGCGATGCCAGAGCGGACAGCCGTCGCTGGACGCATTGGCTGGATCGGCTCAGCGGCCAGTATGTGTACCGCCTGCCGTGGTATCTGGTGGTTGGTGACACCGGCAGCGGCAAGACGGCCTTGCTGCATCAGTTGCGCGGTGGCGCCCCCAGCCTGGAGTTCGCCGGTGCGGCGGGGGGGGGAGCACATACCGCGCAACTGGAATGGCATCTGGGGGACAGTGCGGTGCTGGTGGACACGCCGGGACGATTTATCGAAGCGGCGCCGGCCGCCGACAGCGACCGGGTCGAATTCCATCAGTTGCTGCGCCATTTCCGGCCGCGCCAGCCCCTCAACGGCGTGGTGCTGGTGATCGATGTCAGCCAGCTGCCGGGCATGGCGAGCGACGTGCGCAAAGCCCATGGAAGACGGTTGCGCACGCATCTGCTGGAGCTGCAACAGGGCCTGGATATCCGGCTGCCGGTTTATCTGGTGCTCACTCATGTCGACCGGCTGACCGGCTTCCAGGCTTATTTCCACGAGCTGGGGCCGCAAGGCCGGGAACAGGTCTGGGGCTTTACCGGCAATGCCTCCGAGACTCCAGCCAGGCAGGGGCTGGAAACCATCTTCCTTCGCGAGTTCAAGGCGCTGGTCGATCGTCTCGGTGATGGTCTGATCGACGTGCTGGCCAGCGAGCCCGAACTGGGGGACCGGGCAGAGGCCTGGCTGTTTCCGCAGGAATTTGCCCAACTGGAGCAGCCCTTGCTGGAATGGCTGACGGCCTTGAGCCGGGCATCGCGGTTCGAACCCGAGCTATGGCTGCGCGGAGTGTATTTCACCAGTAACGGACGGGGCGGAGCGGTCATCGAGCAGGTGCTGGCTCCGATCAGGCAGACCTTGCAATTGGAGCCGCACGCCGCCGAAGCCGTTCCGGAGGGGAGGCAGAGTTATTTCAGCGCACGGCTGCTGGACCACCTGATGGTGCCGGAGGCCGGTCTGGCCGGCATCAACCGCCGCCTGCTGTGGCGCCGGCGCCTGCTGCATGGAGCCAGCCTGGGACTGTTGGCCACGGTGGTCCTGGTATGCCTGGCGGTGTGGATCAACAGCTACCGGCACAATCGGGATTATCTGGCCGAAGTGGGCCGCCATGCAGCCGAATACCAGGCTCGGGCCGGCAGCCACATCAGTTTGCCCGCAGGCGATATCGAAGCACTGGCCCCGCTGCTGGATCCTCTTCTGCAATTGCCGCTGAGCCGGCAGTTCGATACCACCCATCCACCTTTCTACAGCTATCGGGCCGGCCTGTATCAGGGCCACAAGATCCAGATCGCGACCAATCTGGTCTATCGGCGGGCTCTTGAGGAAAAGCTGCTGCCCCAGGCCGCCAGTCGCATTCAGAATCTGCTTGCCAGTGCCCCTGCGGATGACCTGGAATACACCTACAACGCATTGAAAGCCTATTTGATGCTGTATCAATCCGGCCATTACCAGGCGGATTTTCTTTCCGCCTGGCTGCTGCTCGATGTCGAGAAGTCGATGCCGGAGGTCACCACCCGGCATCAGCGGGAGGCTCTGGAGAACCATGTGGCGGAGTTGTTCCAGCCGCATCCGGTGACCTCGCCGTTTCCCTTCGACGCGGATCTGGTACGCAGCGCCCGTGAGCGTCTGGCGCGTTATTCGTTGCCCCAACGGGCCTACCATCAGATGCAGCGACGGCTGCTGGGATCGATGCGTGGAGACCCGGTCAGCGTGGAGAGCGTGGCGGGGCCGCAGGCATCAATGGCACTGGTGCGCAAGAGTGGTCAGCCGCTGAGTGACGGCATCGCGCCCCTGTATACCTATCAGGGCTATTGGGACGTGTTCTCGCCACAGGTCGGACATGCGGCTCTGGACATGGAGAAGGAGGATGTATGGGTGTTGGGCAGCCGTCAGGCACCCATACTGGATGATCTGGATCGGAGTCGATTGACTCGCGAAATCAAGCGGCTTTATTTCAACGACTATATCCGGGTCTGGGATGCCTACCTGGGCGATCTGACCGTGATCGAGACCCGCTCGGTCAATCAGAGCATGCAGCTGGCCCGCATCCTGTCGGCGACCGACTCCCCACTGAAGCGCTTCATGCTGGTCGCCGCCCGTGAAACCACCTTGCTGCATGATCGCCAGAGCCAGCCCAGCCATTCACTGCTGGGTAGGGCACAGGCCCGTATCGGCGAGGTCAAGCAGTCATTGACGGACATTTTCGGCAATCAGGTCATACCGGCCAATCGCGCTGAGACGGAAGATCGCATCGAGAGCATGGTCGACAACCACTTCGAGCCCCTGCACAGGATGGTCGACGGCAGTGGCAGCGATGGCCAGGGACCGTCACCGCTGGATACCAGTCTGCAGGTGGTGGACGAACTCTACAACTATCTCACTGCCACCGATGCCGCACTGGGCAGCGGCAATCCACCTCCGCCTTCGGATGTCTTCAACAAACTGCAGGCCGAAGCCGGACGCATGCCGATGCCGTTCCGGCAGATCATGGGTGATCTGGCGGTCCGCGGTTCCGCGCAGGTGACCGGCGCGGTCCAGCACAGCATCGACGAGGATGCGGCCGCATCGATCGGACGACTGTGCCGGCAGACGATCGCCGATCGCTATCCGTTTGTACGCGGCATTTCCCGGGATGTGGCCATCGACGATTTTTCCAGGATGTTCGCACCGAACGGGTTGATGGATGCCTTCTACCAGAAGAATCTGGCCGCGCGGGTCGACATGAACACGCGCCGTTGGACCTTTCGACCCAGTGCCGGCGGTGTGCGGCATGGCAATCCGCATCTGCTGGAGGCGTTTCAGAATGCAGAGACCATCCGCAACGTGTTCTTCGCCGCCGGCGGCAACCGTCCCAGTCTGAAATTCGATGTCATGCCTCTGGATCTGGATGCCTCCATCAACCAGTTCACTCTGGATGTCGATGGTCAGGTCCTGCGCTATGCGCATGGTCCGCAGATTTCCAGGACCATGAGCTGGCCGGTGCAGGCTGGCAGCCATCAGGTGAGGCTGGAGCTGACGCCGGCAAGTGCGTCGGGGAGCCTGCAGACCCAAGGGCCCTGGGCCTTGCAGCGGCTGTTCGATGCAGCCGAGCTGACACCCGGCAGCGCGCCCGAGAGTTTTACCGCCACCTTCCATCTGGGGGCACGTCGGCTGGTGCTGAAAATCACAGCCGACAGTGCCTTCAATCCGTTCCGGTTGCCGCAGATGGCCGCGTTCAGCTGTCCGGAATAA
- the greB gene encoding transcription elongation factor GreB, translating to MSRWRPPQPGSSAIITREGFDRLKQELDALWSQQRPEVVRALAAAAAEGDRSENAEYIYRKKQLAEMDRRIRYLSKRIPGLRVAEGLPADTAKVYFGATTDLEQLDSGELFHYRIVGPDETHAQKGWISIDSPMARALLKRGLDEEFEAELPQGRTAFRIAAIRYDGTAGKD from the coding sequence ATGAGCCGCTGGCGACCGCCGCAACCGGGTTCATCGGCCATCATCACCCGCGAGGGCTTTGACCGGCTCAAGCAGGAACTCGACGCGCTGTGGAGCCAGCAGCGGCCCGAAGTGGTACGTGCCTTGGCGGCCGCCGCTGCCGAAGGTGATCGCTCCGAAAATGCCGAGTACATCTATCGCAAGAAGCAACTGGCGGAGATGGACCGACGCATCCGCTATCTCAGCAAGCGCATTCCCGGGCTGCGGGTAGCTGAAGGCCTTCCGGCGGATACCGCCAAGGTCTACTTCGGTGCCACCACGGACCTGGAGCAGCTGGACAGCGGCGAACTGTTCCATTACCGGATCGTGGGGCCGGATGAAACCCATGCCCAGAAAGGCTGGATAAGCATTGATTCGCCGATGGCCAGAGCCCTGCTCAAACGCGGGCTGGATGAAGAATTCGAGGCCGAACTGCCGCAGGGCCGGACGGCCTTTCGAATCGCTGCGATCCGCTATGACGGCACCGCCGGCAAGGACTGA
- a CDS encoding DUF1523 family protein has product MKVVRRIAWIALFAVIAAAALGLNYVLPHHAVVHVTGTEVKRVDKDGIVSAENPADGPTRDVYFVNAITPDGKRTRVFTNEDTRFGFPWYFKFDAADQQARAQSLAQNPEQLAVVTYYGWRLRMFDTFPNAVSLTPTDSPTAPFPWFNTALLVIVLILAGYLALRINRWRKRRTASRQARPS; this is encoded by the coding sequence ATGAAAGTCGTCAGACGCATCGCGTGGATTGCCTTGTTTGCCGTGATCGCCGCGGCAGCACTCGGCTTGAACTATGTTCTGCCACATCATGCCGTGGTGCATGTCACCGGTACCGAGGTCAAGCGGGTCGACAAGGATGGCATCGTCAGTGCCGAGAATCCGGCCGACGGTCCGACGCGCGATGTGTATTTCGTCAACGCCATCACACCGGATGGCAAGCGGACCCGCGTATTCACCAACGAGGACACCCGCTTCGGCTTTCCCTGGTATTTCAAATTCGATGCAGCCGACCAGCAGGCACGCGCCCAGAGTCTGGCCCAGAATCCCGAACAGTTGGCCGTGGTCACCTATTACGGCTGGCGCCTGCGGATGTTCGATACCTTCCCCAATGCGGTATCGCTGACGCCGACCGACAGCCCGACTGCGCCTTTCCCCTGGTTCAATACCGCCCTGCTGGTGATCGTGCTGATCCTTGCCGGCTATCTGGCACTGCGGATCAATCGCTGGCGCAAGCGACGTACGGCCAGCCGGCAGGCTCGTCCGTCATGA
- a CDS encoding transglycosylase SLT domain-containing protein: protein MMAALMSACASTAPSKGSAGGVNPLYTSLDDAARRYEQALQQAREGRGEQSNRTLQMALDQIKDGSARCSLTPGCDPQRFLSAYDRMLRLKDGSFFSSDDVDTYGDDQPDHAGTGSEVSPVSQAIPQIQRSVVLLRGQPLSQLIAMNGPVKAALEMWLTQWRPNLMDAWVNYQYLRHEMWPAYQHAGLPEALLFGFMAKESGGKVHAVSRSGAAGPLQFMYGTAMRLGLTGDGSFDLRFDPALAAKANADYINEQLEQFNNNLELAIGAYNGGEGRMQRIVGSDTSVSFYNPAVYSQMSQETREYVPAVLAAAWLFMHPDSYNLRFPHVNGTPGQVVLKRQASLTELTVCLGTALNHYDGWFRTLRNLNERVDPQAELPTGTTLVVPKALERAYGARCVEGPWPILAKDLHDATVPAAPTKVSTSPVNRRMIKHRVRRGETLTSIVNHHGCSSIKEVAELNHLHEQALAVGSTVQLPSCR from the coding sequence ATGATGGCCGCGTTGATGTCGGCCTGCGCGAGCACTGCGCCGTCCAAAGGCTCGGCAGGGGGCGTCAATCCGCTTTATACCAGCCTGGACGATGCCGCCAGGCGTTACGAGCAGGCCTTGCAGCAGGCCAGGGAGGGCCGTGGCGAGCAGTCGAACCGGACCCTTCAGATGGCGCTGGACCAGATCAAGGACGGTTCGGCCCGCTGCAGTCTGACGCCGGGATGCGATCCGCAGCGTTTTCTGTCGGCCTATGACAGGATGCTGCGACTGAAAGACGGCAGTTTTTTCAGCAGCGACGATGTCGATACCTATGGCGATGACCAGCCTGACCATGCCGGTACCGGCAGCGAGGTCTCGCCGGTCAGCCAGGCGATTCCCCAGATCCAGCGCAGCGTCGTCTTGCTGCGTGGACAGCCCCTGTCCCAGCTGATCGCGATGAATGGTCCGGTCAAGGCGGCGCTGGAAATGTGGCTGACCCAGTGGCGCCCGAATCTGATGGATGCCTGGGTCAATTATCAATACCTTCGCCATGAAATGTGGCCGGCCTACCAGCATGCCGGACTGCCGGAAGCACTGCTGTTCGGTTTCATGGCGAAGGAATCCGGTGGCAAGGTGCATGCCGTGTCGCGCTCCGGTGCAGCCGGGCCCTTGCAGTTCATGTACGGCACGGCCATGCGGCTGGGCCTGACGGGGGACGGCAGCTTTGATCTGCGGTTTGATCCGGCTCTCGCGGCGAAAGCCAATGCCGATTACATCAACGAGCAACTGGAACAGTTCAACAACAATCTGGAATTGGCCATCGGCGCCTACAATGGCGGAGAGGGGCGGATGCAGCGCATCGTAGGCAGCGACACCTCGGTGAGTTTCTACAACCCTGCGGTCTACAGCCAGATGTCCCAGGAAACCCGCGAATATGTGCCAGCGGTGCTCGCCGCAGCATGGCTGTTCATGCATCCGGACAGCTACAACCTTCGTTTTCCGCACGTCAACGGTACACCCGGACAGGTGGTGCTGAAACGCCAGGCCTCGCTGACCGAGCTGACGGTCTGCCTGGGCACGGCCTTGAACCACTATGACGGCTGGTTCCGTACCTTGCGCAATCTCAACGAGCGGGTGGATCCGCAGGCGGAGCTGCCGACCGGAACCACCCTGGTCGTGCCCAAGGCGCTGGAGCGTGCCTATGGTGCGCGCTGCGTGGAAGGCCCCTGGCCTATCCTGGCCAAGGACCTGCACGATGCGACGGTTCCCGCCGCTCCGACCAAGGTTTCGACATCGCCGGTCAATCGACGCATGATCAAGCACCGGGTGCGACGCGGCGAGACCCTGACCAGCATCGTCAATCATCACGGTTGTTCCAGCATCAAGGAAGTGGCCGAGCTGAACCATCTTCACGAACAGGCACTTGCGGTGGGCAGCACCGTCCAGCTCCCAAGTTGCCGTTGA
- the asd gene encoding archaetidylserine decarboxylase (Phosphatidylserine decarboxylase is synthesized as a single chain precursor. Generation of the pyruvoyl active site from a Ser is coupled to cleavage of a Gly-Ser bond between the larger (beta) and smaller (alpha chains). It is an integral membrane protein.), whose product MKPKILLQYLLPHRALSRLVYWATRWTWTPWKNLLIGQIVKRYQVNMAEAAQPDPYAYPHFNAFFSRRLRADARRADASPDAILCPADGKISQSGRISDGRIFQAKGQSYTAAELLGDEAAAQPYRNGHFVTVYLSPRDYHRVHMPWTGTLRETVHVPGRIFSVAPFAVEAIPRLFARNERLVCHFDSPQGPFVAVMVGAVLVSSVATVWDGLVIPPYASSIQHKAQTERGITLERFMEMARFNMGSTVILLLPEKGVSLDRMESQQPVQMGQRLGRWQAQD is encoded by the coding sequence ATGAAACCCAAGATTCTCCTGCAATATCTGCTGCCGCACCGGGCGCTGTCCCGACTGGTGTACTGGGCCACCCGCTGGACCTGGACGCCGTGGAAAAACCTGCTGATCGGCCAGATCGTCAAGCGCTATCAGGTCAACATGGCTGAGGCTGCCCAGCCCGACCCCTATGCCTATCCACATTTCAATGCGTTTTTTTCACGCCGTCTGCGCGCGGACGCCCGCCGCGCAGACGCCTCGCCCGATGCCATTCTCTGCCCCGCCGACGGCAAGATCAGCCAATCGGGACGGATCAGCGATGGACGGATCTTCCAGGCCAAGGGCCAGAGCTATACCGCAGCCGAGCTGCTGGGTGACGAGGCCGCGGCCCAGCCGTATCGCAACGGCCATTTCGTGACGGTCTACTTGTCACCGCGTGATTATCATCGGGTGCACATGCCATGGACCGGCACCCTGCGCGAAACCGTGCATGTGCCGGGCCGGATCTTCAGTGTCGCCCCGTTCGCGGTCGAGGCCATTCCACGCCTGTTCGCCCGCAATGAGCGACTGGTCTGCCATTTTGACAGCCCGCAAGGGCCCTTCGTGGCAGTGATGGTCGGCGCAGTACTGGTTTCCAGTGTCGCCACCGTCTGGGACGGGCTGGTGATTCCCCCCTATGCCTCCTCCATCCAGCACAAGGCGCAGACCGAGCGCGGCATCACCCTGGAACGGTTCATGGAAATGGCCCGTTTCAACATGGGCTCGACCGTGATTCTGTTGCTGCCCGAAAAGGGGGTCAGCCTGGATCGGATGGAGTCGCAGCAACCTGTGCAAATGGGCCAGCGCCTGGGTCGCTGGCAAGCGCAGGATTGA